The window ggacggacggatggagcTTTCCCACTGACGAACGAGCACAGAAGTCGCTTGtagacagaggtgggtagtaacgttttacatttacttgagtagcgtttggggggaaatgtaccgtcatttctcgtgtataatgtgcattttttcccccccaaaatgtcaaacgtcaatggtgcgcattatacatgggtatagggggaaatgaagaagaacatttttttttttaccattttataaatgtatgccgtcatctagtggttatgggtacactttcattccattatgacaggggtacgtacaactgcatatatgtacagttgtgctcataaatttacatactctggcagaatttgtgaaatattgttttttttttttttttaaatacgactgatgactgaacaacaaccatcattcatttatttatggttatgttttgtttgatgataatgttttttctgaaatgcttgacagtttaatttcaatcccattcaaatcaaattaaatgtgtttcgccatgacattttttttgtaaccttggccagctctgtgccttgccacaattctgtctctgagctcttcaggcagttccttggaCCTCATGcttctcatttgcgctgacatgcgCTGTGAGCTGGAAGGTCTTCTCAAACACAGccgctgtgtgtacattaatgaggaaaaaatgaacttcaatgactTGAACAAATGGtcgcaatataacaaagagtgaagaatttaagggggtctgaaaacttccCGTTCTCACGGTGTTTCATATCCATGGCGCTTGATTCTTTTGTTTCTATGCTCTTGACTGTTCCGTAACATCACACCTTCCACAACTATACCCCTGTAGTGTTTTTGACGACTTCTGTGCCTTCCAAATTGGAGTTGCTTACGCTTTCTTCAAACTTGATTTGAATATGTATTggtaagatattttttttatcagccttgtacattacaatacagtattttagaATTGACTGAATCATGGAATTTCAATACCTTTTCACCACAAGTTCCATTGGTCAATTCTTGACAAATATATTCATGGGCAACTTTTAAGAATATGAGGGCAAAGCACTTTGAAAACACGtcctttaatttttttgcaataatgcCAGCAGCTCACACAGAAAACACGACAGCCTAAAACATTTTCCGAAGACATTTCCTCCACCCCGACAACAACATTCTCTTTTCTGTTTTCAGGTGCACACACGACAATATGCTTGTACATACACATCCTGTTTAAATGTACCAATGTTAATAGTGACACGGTGACCAtgacagtgttttgttttgtttttgtgtgttgaagGCCAGTAGAGAGTGTGAAGTTTGAATGTGTCGCGGGTGAAGGCAGCAGGAAAGAGAGATGCTCTCAGGACACAAACGCAGCTTTAACGGGCGTGACAGACACTTTGAGGTGAAAGCACAGATGGTACACGAACACGACTCGGAGGCTCTGATCTCTCAGCCCGTAAACGAGGGAACTCAGACATCTGGGCAGAAGGAATAAGCACACAAACAGAGTGCTCTGGATTCGTACCAAGACCGCCCGGCTCAACAAAGTTGAGATGCGTAACGTGAGGCTGGTGTAGAAGACTGACAAGAGGCTGAGGCCCAGCTGCGCCAGGTGCAGCAGCAGCGTGTCCCGAGCTTTACGGGCCGAGTCTTTGTCCGTGGCCGCCGATCTGGCCGACACGATGACGCCGACGTAGCCGAAAACAATCGTCAGGCTTGCGGAGATGAACAGCAAATATGTGTAAACTTCGTAGTAAGATTCAGCAACGGGAACGAGCAAAATGGCATGGAAGCTGCAAAACTGTGACATTTGCAGACTCTCCAGCTGGTCGAAAGGAAACATCGTCAATAGAAGCCCCAGAATGAGAACATTTAGAAAAGTAAAGACCCACACGGCGAGCACGGCCACCGCCGTGTTCCTGCTGGTGATGATGGAGGCGTGCCTGAGAGGGTGGCACACAGCCACGTATCTCTCCAGCGACATCACCGCCAGCACCAGGGGCGATATCCTACTGAAGAGGTTGCCGAGCATGACGAGCACGCCGCACACGGGGTACGTGAGGGTGACGCGAGAGGCGCTCAGCAAGTACAACAGCTGCACGACGGCCAGCTGCAGCGTGTCTCCGAGCAGCAGGTTAGACAGCAGGACGTAGCGCGACGTCTCCCGAAACACACGTTTGCTTCCCAGCGTCAGCAACATCACCCCGTTGACAAAGAGGAAGATCAGGCAGAAGGAGGTGGTCAAGGCGGCCGCCGCCGCTCGCTCCTCGCGGCccagcgacgacgacgacgttgCCATGAATCAAGTCAAGCCGTAAAAGTTCTGCAGCTTGTCGAGTCGCATCACAGCAGACTGCGCGCTCGCTTTATATGCTCGCGGGCTCCATGTTCACGCTTGTGGTCACCACGCAACACCCCCCGCCCCTCGTCAGCATCACGCTGTCAACACAGAAAGCCGACAGACTTGTACAGTGAAAGCAGATGTTTACATCAAATATGGAAAGAAATGCTATTTTCCCCTACTCTCTGACattaaatcagactaaacctttcctgttttggGTAAAGGATTACCAAATTTATTGCTATTTGCtgaatgccagaataatgaattgattattttttttttttaggtcatttTAAGTACATtattcaaagtcagaagttttgCAAACAGTGATATTGCAATgcatttaaacaatttgggaaagcCCAGATGACGATGTCatgtctttggaagcttctgataggCTGATTGACAACTTTTGAGTTCATTAAAGACACGCCTGTGGTAGTATTTGAACGAGGCACACCTGAAGCACCTGGGTCTTTGTGTAACACCATGGGAAAGTCAAGATATCAGCAAGAGAACTCTGGACTTGCACAATTGgcttcatccttgggtgcaatttccagatgcctgaaggtgccacgtTCATCTGTCCAAACAATTATATGCGAGTAGAAACACGATGGGAATGTTCAACCGTTATACTGCTCGGGGCGGCGACGGGTTTTGTGTCCCAGAGATGACCAAAGAGATTAACGTGCTTTGGTCCAAAATGGGCATATCAACCCAAGAAGAAAAAAGCAAGACCTTGTGAAGTCTTGTGAAGCTGGCTGAAGCTGTTAAGAGTGTGGCATTATCCACAGTCCGGTACCAACATGAgctgaaaggccactctgccaggaagaagccattacgcCAAAAGCCACATTACAGTTCGCAAATACACAGAGGAACAAAGACCTCCAGAAATCCTTCCTGCCCTGGACCGCCCACCTCCTTTCCAGCTAGCCGTATCTGCCACGCTGTGTTGGATCACCAagtcaccaaactggacccacTCAATCCCTCGGCTGTTGCTAAAAATGGATCCATCATAGTAATAAACAGAATAGGTGACAATTGgacagccttggtggagtccaactctcactggaaacgaatccgacttactgccagcaatgcggaccagaCTGACACCGTttagggaccgaacagcccgtattaaGCGGTCCAGTACCGCATACTCCCGGAACACCTCCCACTGGAGTCCCCAAGGGACATGGTCAAATGCTTTCTCTGAGTGCACAGTACATGTAGACTGATTGTGCGAACTGCCACGCACCCTTCAGAACCccgctgagggtgtagagctggtccactcttCCACAGCAAAGACGAAAACCACAACGCTCCTCCTAAATCTGAGATTGGACATCCTGATGGAACCTGCTCTATAGCACACACGAATAGATGCAACACACTAGTTTATTATACATgcatgttaaaatatatatatctatatctaaatatatatatctatatgtagatatatatatttagtgttATCCTCACTTCAGATgtcgatttttttcttttctgtgggAAACTGTCCAGGTGGCTCTTTGAGTATTTAAGTTTGCCCACAGCTGGTATAAAAGTACCAAACTACTACCTTAGTTGTTATTACATGTAATAGTTTATCTAAATTGTATGATATCTATTATATTTCATGTGCGTGCGATGGAAAAGTAAAGTTTGGACTCAACGTTGTGCCGATTACATCATTGTTTGACGTTGTcgggattttttttgggaatgaagcGCTTTTCTTCCTTGCTTCCCTCGAGTGTACGTGCGACCGACCCACGTTGTTGTCAACAATTCCGACCTCGTCCCCAAAAGGCTCATTTAGGCGCAttaattattcaaaatgttttcactaAATATGGACTTGATTAATGAGTCCTGC of the Phyllopteryx taeniolatus isolate TA_2022b chromosome 8, UOR_Ptae_1.2, whole genome shotgun sequence genome contains:
- the LOC133481895 gene encoding odorant receptor 131-2-like, with amino-acid sequence MATSSSSLGREERAAAAALTTSFCLIFLFVNGVMLLTLGSKRVFRETSRYVLLSNLLLGDTLQLAVVQLLYLLSASRVTLTYPVCGVLVMLGNLFSRISPLVLAVMSLERYVAVCHPLRHASIITSRNTAVAVLAVWVFTFLNVLILGLLLTMFPFDQLESLQMSQFCSFHAILLVPVAESYYEVYTYLLFISASLTIVFGYVGVIVSARSAATDKDSARKARDTLLLHLAQLGLSLLSVFYTSLTLRISTLLSRAVLVRIQSTLFVCLFLLPRCLSSLVYGLRDQSLRVVFVYHLCFHLKVSVTPVKAAFVS